A stretch of Allostreptomyces psammosilenae DNA encodes these proteins:
- the dapF gene encoding diaminopimelate epimerase, giving the protein MDTLRILKGHGTGNDFVIVPDPDGSLDLPPAMVARLCDRRTGIGGDGLLRVVRSAAHPEAAAMAEEAEWFMDYRNADGSVAEMCGNGVRVFVRFLVREQLVAPGAVAVATRAGVRHAVIGADGPDGPAEVTVDMGPARLPGPDGIVVRVGERSWPARNVNMGNPHAVAFVDDLDHAGELRTAPTVTPAAAYPDGVNVEFVVDRGERHVALRVHERGSGETLSCGTGACAVMVAAARRDGLDPARSGQPATYTVDVPGGRLRITERPDGHVEMTGPAVIVAEGRIDPDWLATG; this is encoded by the coding sequence GTGGACACTCTGCGCATCCTCAAGGGGCACGGCACCGGCAACGACTTCGTCATCGTGCCCGACCCCGACGGCTCCCTCGACCTCCCGCCCGCCATGGTCGCCCGGCTCTGCGACCGGCGGACCGGCATCGGCGGGGACGGCCTGCTGCGGGTGGTGCGCTCCGCGGCGCACCCGGAGGCGGCCGCGATGGCGGAGGAGGCGGAGTGGTTCATGGACTACCGCAACGCCGACGGCAGCGTCGCCGAGATGTGCGGCAACGGGGTCCGCGTCTTCGTGCGCTTCCTGGTCCGGGAGCAACTCGTCGCGCCGGGCGCCGTCGCCGTCGCCACCCGGGCCGGCGTCCGCCACGCGGTGATCGGAGCCGACGGCCCGGACGGCCCCGCGGAGGTCACCGTCGACATGGGCCCCGCCCGGCTGCCCGGCCCGGACGGCATCGTGGTGCGGGTCGGCGAGCGCTCCTGGCCGGCCCGCAACGTCAACATGGGCAACCCGCACGCGGTGGCCTTCGTCGACGACCTCGACCACGCCGGCGAACTGCGCACCGCCCCCACGGTGACCCCCGCCGCCGCCTACCCGGACGGCGTGAACGTGGAGTTCGTGGTGGACCGCGGCGAACGCCACGTGGCGCTGCGGGTCCACGAGCGCGGCTCCGGGGAGACCCTCTCCTGCGGCACCGGCGCCTGCGCCGTCATGGTGGCCGCGGCCCGCCGGGACGGCCTCGACCCGGCGCGCAGCGGACAGCCCGCCACCTACACCGTGGACGTCCCCGGCGGACGCCTGCGGATCACCGAACGCCCGGACGGGCACGTGGAGATGACCGGCCCGGCCGTCATCGTCGCCGAGGGCCGGATCGACCCGGACTGGCTCGCCACGGGGTGA
- a CDS encoding diaminobutyrate--2-oxoglutarate transaminase family protein, translating to MLRRQAERESAARTYARSFPVVPVRARGMTIEGADGRRYLDCLSGAGTLALGHNHPVVLEAIRAALDAEAPLHVLDLATPIKDDFVQELYEALPPEFAADARIQFCGPAGTDAVEAALKLARTATGRHGVLAFGGAYHGMTAGALAVSGDLNHRHHLGAAAGVGATHLPYPHPYRCPFGIGADGWRTAAHYTAALLEDPKSGLQPPAGMILEAVQGEGGVVPAPDAWLRRMREITTAHGIPLIVDEIQTGLGRTGALWAVQHSGVTPDVMVLSKAIGGSLPLAVVVYRSALDTWSPGSHAGTFRGNQLAMAAGAATLRHVRAAHLAERAAEVGARMTAALRGLAAHHPCVGEVRGRGLMIGLEIVRPDAEPDHLGARPPAPHTAAAIRGEALARGLILEIGGRHDSVVRLLPPLTITDEQAEAVLQRLADAVAAATLDGGHLRGDEHRAAPDLAGRERRPHPTAGTR from the coding sequence ATCCTGCGCCGCCAGGCGGAACGCGAGTCCGCCGCCCGCACCTACGCCCGCTCCTTCCCCGTCGTCCCGGTCCGCGCCCGCGGCATGACCATCGAGGGCGCCGACGGCCGCCGCTACCTCGACTGCCTCTCCGGCGCCGGCACCCTCGCCCTCGGCCACAACCACCCGGTCGTCCTGGAGGCCATCCGCGCCGCGCTCGACGCCGAGGCCCCGCTGCACGTCCTGGACCTCGCCACCCCCATCAAGGACGACTTCGTCCAGGAGCTCTACGAGGCCCTGCCACCCGAGTTCGCCGCCGACGCCCGCATCCAGTTCTGCGGCCCGGCCGGCACCGACGCCGTCGAAGCCGCCCTCAAACTCGCCCGCACCGCCACCGGCCGCCACGGCGTCCTCGCCTTCGGCGGCGCCTACCACGGCATGACCGCCGGCGCCCTCGCCGTCTCCGGCGACCTGAACCACCGCCACCACCTCGGCGCCGCCGCCGGCGTCGGCGCCACCCACCTGCCCTACCCGCACCCCTACCGCTGCCCCTTCGGCATCGGCGCCGACGGCTGGCGCACCGCCGCCCACTACACCGCCGCCCTGCTGGAGGACCCCAAGAGCGGCCTCCAGCCGCCCGCCGGAATGATCCTGGAGGCCGTCCAGGGCGAGGGCGGAGTCGTCCCCGCGCCCGACGCCTGGCTGCGCCGCATGCGCGAGATCACCACCGCGCACGGCATCCCGCTGATCGTCGACGAGATCCAGACCGGCCTCGGCCGCACCGGCGCGCTCTGGGCCGTCCAGCACAGCGGCGTCACCCCGGACGTCATGGTGCTCTCCAAGGCCATCGGCGGCAGCCTGCCGCTCGCCGTCGTCGTCTACCGCTCCGCGCTCGACACCTGGTCACCCGGCTCGCACGCGGGCACCTTCCGCGGCAACCAGCTCGCCATGGCCGCCGGCGCCGCCACCCTGCGCCACGTGCGCGCCGCCCACCTCGCCGAACGCGCCGCCGAGGTGGGCGCCCGCATGACGGCGGCACTGCGCGGGCTCGCCGCCCACCACCCCTGCGTGGGCGAGGTCCGCGGGCGCGGCCTGATGATCGGCCTGGAGATCGTGCGCCCCGACGCCGAACCCGACCACCTCGGCGCCCGCCCCCCGGCCCCGCACACCGCCGCCGCCATCCGCGGCGAAGCCCTCGCCCGCGGCCTCATCCTGGAGATCGGCGGACGGCACGACAGCGTCGTGCGCCTGCTGCCCCCACTGACCATCACCGACGAACAGGCCGAGGCCGTCCTGCAACGCCTCGCCGACGCCGTGGCCGCCGCCACCCTCGACGGCGGCCACCTGCGCGGCGACGAACACCGCGCGGCCCCCGACCTCGCCGGCCGCGAACGCCGCCCCCACCCCACGGCGGGCACCCGATGA
- a CDS encoding RelA/SpoT family protein, producing the protein MPAAPGDNPDPAAPTLPPPPSPPAPASAPAPEPAGRVGTRRDRPGLITLPGRVNMATAALLTSGLPNRRGGAPEVPHALQPIVRVHRAHHPRADLGVLHRAYLLAERCHRGQLRKSGGPFITHPLAVAMILAQLGAETTTLAAALLHDTVEDTDLTLRQVREHFGPEVAYLVDGVTKLRKVDFGAAAEAETFRKMLVATGDDLRVMVIKLADRLHNMRTIQHMKPSSQVRIAKVTRDVLIPLAERLGVQTIKAELEDTVFATLHPEEYARTRAMITAHEARPDDPLADLAAEVGRALREARVPAEVRPYARHCVSTHRVRLRRGGDRLGPYDFGRLLVLVERDRDCYAALGVLHTRYTPVAGGFTDYVATPKFNLYQSLHTSVATAGGDVVETLIRTHRMHRVAEYGVVALHAEDAEAAADPTAGAADIEATEDGSAEHGAAGAPGSAGPVPLVAGEAPGPDAPPRPGLRQEPDPAPADAPRTGPAERPGRPEHPDRAAGRGRGDRPARPGWLTRLLRWQLQAPDPDTFWSSLTAEMAEDQEITVLSTDGRTLQLPPGATCVDAAYALGERTGHGCVAARLNGRLVSLSARLGDGDVVELLSSPGEPSGPSPSWLHMARTPVARIAIARWLEQHGTATGGTGRPRAGTAPGTGADVPDRTGDVPDRTGAGDRNADGDRAGSRPRDAPAAPDGAARPARRRPRRPEPAAGILRVPGHAEAPVRLSRCCTPVPPDPLVGYLLRRGTVAAHRRDCAEGEAMRRAGRAVVRVEWVPGARARHRVTLQAEALSRPGLLADVTAALCDADVAVVAAEVGPPRAAQVRHTYTVELADPARLPELMRAVRRVPGVYDVYRARRPAPAHPPTSPGASPAARGWGR; encoded by the coding sequence ATGCCCGCAGCCCCGGGTGACAACCCCGATCCCGCCGCGCCCACCCTCCCGCCTCCACCCTCCCCACCCGCCCCGGCGTCCGCCCCCGCGCCGGAGCCGGCGGGGCGCGTCGGCACCCGCCGGGACCGTCCCGGCCTGATCACCCTGCCCGGCCGGGTCAACATGGCCACCGCCGCCCTGCTCACCTCCGGACTGCCGAACCGGCGGGGCGGCGCGCCGGAGGTGCCGCACGCCCTGCAGCCCATCGTCCGGGTCCACCGCGCCCACCACCCGCGCGCCGACCTCGGCGTGCTGCACCGCGCCTACCTGCTCGCCGAGCGCTGCCACCGCGGTCAGCTGCGCAAGAGCGGCGGCCCGTTCATCACCCACCCGCTCGCCGTCGCCATGATCCTCGCCCAGCTCGGCGCGGAGACCACCACGCTCGCCGCCGCCCTGCTGCACGACACCGTCGAGGACACCGACCTGACCCTGCGGCAGGTCCGGGAGCACTTCGGCCCCGAGGTGGCCTACCTCGTCGACGGGGTCACCAAGCTGCGCAAGGTCGACTTCGGCGCGGCGGCCGAGGCCGAGACCTTCCGCAAGATGCTGGTCGCCACCGGCGACGACCTCCGCGTGATGGTCATCAAGCTCGCCGACCGGCTGCACAACATGCGCACCATCCAGCACATGAAACCCAGCAGCCAGGTGCGCATCGCCAAGGTGACCCGGGACGTCCTCATCCCGCTCGCCGAACGCCTGGGCGTGCAGACCATCAAGGCCGAGCTGGAGGACACGGTCTTCGCCACCCTCCACCCGGAGGAGTACGCCCGGACCCGCGCCATGATCACCGCCCACGAGGCCCGGCCGGACGACCCGCTGGCCGACCTCGCCGCCGAGGTGGGCCGGGCCCTGCGGGAGGCGCGCGTCCCCGCCGAGGTGCGCCCCTACGCCCGGCACTGCGTCTCGACGCACCGGGTCCGGCTGCGCCGGGGCGGCGACCGACTCGGCCCCTACGACTTCGGCCGGCTGCTGGTGCTGGTGGAGCGCGACCGCGACTGCTACGCCGCGCTCGGCGTGCTGCACACCCGGTACACGCCGGTGGCCGGCGGCTTCACCGACTACGTGGCGACGCCCAAGTTCAACCTGTACCAGTCGCTGCACACCTCGGTGGCGACGGCCGGCGGGGACGTGGTGGAGACGCTGATCCGCACCCACCGGATGCACCGGGTGGCCGAGTACGGCGTGGTGGCGCTGCACGCCGAGGACGCGGAGGCCGCCGCCGACCCGACCGCCGGAGCGGCGGACATCGAGGCGACCGAGGACGGGTCGGCGGAGCACGGGGCGGCCGGCGCGCCGGGCTCCGCCGGACCGGTGCCGCTGGTCGCCGGGGAGGCCCCCGGCCCGGACGCGCCCCCGCGGCCGGGACTCCGCCAGGAGCCGGACCCCGCGCCCGCGGACGCCCCCCGCACAGGTCCCGCGGAGCGGCCGGGCCGACCGGAACACCCCGACCGCGCGGCCGGCCGGGGGCGGGGGGACCGCCCGGCGCGCCCCGGGTGGCTCACCCGGCTGCTGCGCTGGCAGCTCCAGGCCCCGGACCCGGACACCTTCTGGTCCTCGCTCACCGCGGAGATGGCCGAGGACCAGGAGATCACCGTGCTGTCCACGGACGGCCGCACCCTCCAGCTCCCTCCCGGCGCCACCTGCGTGGACGCCGCCTACGCGCTGGGCGAGCGCACCGGTCACGGGTGCGTGGCGGCGCGGCTCAACGGCCGCCTGGTCAGCCTGTCCGCGCGGCTCGGCGACGGCGACGTCGTCGAACTGCTCTCCTCGCCGGGAGAGCCCTCCGGGCCGTCCCCGAGCTGGCTGCACATGGCCCGCACCCCCGTGGCGCGGATCGCCATCGCCCGCTGGCTGGAACAGCACGGCACGGCCACCGGCGGCACCGGGCGGCCCCGCGCCGGGACGGCGCCGGGCACCGGGGCCGACGTCCCCGACCGGACCGGCGACGTCCCCGACCGGACCGGCGCCGGCGACCGGAACGCCGACGGCGACCGGGCCGGGAGCCGCCCCCGGGACGCGCCCGCGGCCCCCGACGGCGCCGCCCGCCCGGCACGGCGCCGCCCGCGGCGTCCGGAGCCGGCGGCCGGGATCCTCCGCGTCCCCGGGCACGCCGAGGCGCCGGTCCGCCTCTCCCGCTGCTGCACCCCGGTGCCCCCCGACCCCCTGGTCGGCTACCTGCTCCGCCGGGGCACGGTCGCCGCGCACCGCCGCGACTGCGCGGAGGGGGAGGCGATGCGGCGGGCCGGCCGCGCGGTCGTCCGGGTGGAGTGGGTGCCCGGAGCCCGGGCCCGGCACCGGGTGACCCTCCAGGCCGAGGCGCTCAGCCGCCCCGGCCTGCTGGCCGACGTCACCGCCGCGCTGTGCGACGCGGACGTCGCCGTGGTCGCGGCGGAGGTGGGGCCGCCGCGCGCGGCCCAGGTGCGGCACACCTACACCGTGGAGCTGGCCGACCCCGCCCGGCTGCCGGAGCTGATGCGGGCGGTGCGCCGGGTGCCCGGCGTGTACGACGTCTACCGGGCGCGCCGCCCGGCCCCGGCGCACCCCCCGACCAGCCCGGGGGCGTCGCCGGCGGCGCGCGGTTGGGGGCGCTAA
- a CDS encoding pyridoxal phosphate-dependent decarboxylase family protein — protein MTTTPDGGTAVPADALAGGTTGPDALAPLLHTVLDALAKGAVDRAGPLPDGGPTGTARDIAHALRHPAPPTAPVTPPRPDLLRPRGTGPTEALHTLTRALARGAADPADPACAAHLHCPPLAVAAAADLAAAALNPSLDSWDQAPSATALEEAVITAFATLVGYDPAHAAGAVTSGGTESNLTALLLARDTALRAHAQQATPTHDPTDGIPPHWAGRLRVFCSTEAHFSIARSAGILGIGAGRTTTVPTDDRHRMDPAALDAALAAATRDGNLPVAVVATAGTTDTGSIDPLEPIAAVCRRHRVHLHVDASYGTGALFTPRLRPLLDGLPEADTIALDTHKLGWQPVASGILLARHADTFHPLAQRAAYLNPDDDEAAGYPSLLGRSLRTTRRADAFKIAVTLRALGTDGLGDLVERCHRLAHHAARRIDAHPRLELHAPPVLTTVVFRYLPPPGTPASATPTPPADPDRINARLRRRLLETGRAVIGRTTVRPATGPGTPPGTVRLKLTLLNPHTTPDDLDQLLSLVVTEGDALSTSHTPGDHPVPPRRPRCEEP, from the coding sequence ATGACCACCACCCCGGACGGCGGCACCGCCGTCCCCGCCGACGCCCTCGCCGGCGGCACCACCGGCCCCGACGCCCTCGCCCCCCTCCTGCACACCGTCCTCGACGCCCTCGCCAAGGGTGCCGTCGACCGCGCCGGCCCGCTCCCCGACGGCGGCCCCACCGGCACCGCCCGGGACATCGCCCACGCCCTGCGCCACCCCGCACCCCCGACCGCCCCCGTAACCCCGCCCCGCCCCGACCTGCTGCGCCCCCGCGGCACCGGACCCACCGAAGCCCTGCACACCCTCACCCGGGCCCTCGCCCGCGGCGCGGCCGACCCTGCCGACCCCGCCTGCGCCGCCCACCTGCACTGCCCGCCCCTGGCCGTCGCCGCCGCCGCCGACCTCGCCGCCGCCGCCCTCAACCCCTCCCTCGACTCCTGGGACCAGGCCCCCTCCGCCACCGCCCTGGAAGAGGCCGTCATCACCGCCTTCGCCACCCTGGTCGGCTACGACCCCGCGCACGCCGCCGGCGCCGTCACCTCGGGCGGCACCGAGTCCAACCTCACCGCCCTGCTGCTGGCCCGCGACACCGCCCTGCGCGCCCACGCCCAGCAGGCCACCCCGACCCACGACCCCACCGACGGCATCCCGCCCCACTGGGCCGGCCGCCTGCGCGTGTTCTGCTCCACCGAGGCCCACTTCTCCATCGCCCGCTCCGCCGGCATCCTCGGCATCGGCGCCGGCCGCACCACCACCGTGCCGACCGACGACCGGCACCGCATGGACCCCGCCGCCCTCGACGCCGCCCTGGCCGCCGCCACCCGCGACGGCAACCTGCCCGTCGCGGTCGTCGCCACCGCCGGCACCACCGACACCGGCAGCATCGACCCGCTCGAACCCATCGCCGCCGTCTGCCGCCGCCACCGCGTCCACCTCCACGTCGACGCCTCCTACGGCACCGGAGCCCTCTTCACCCCCCGGCTGCGCCCACTCCTCGACGGCCTCCCCGAGGCCGACACCATCGCGCTGGACACCCACAAACTCGGCTGGCAACCCGTCGCCTCCGGCATCCTGCTGGCCCGCCACGCCGACACCTTCCACCCCCTGGCACAGCGCGCCGCCTACCTCAACCCCGACGACGACGAGGCCGCCGGCTACCCCTCACTCCTCGGCCGCTCGCTGCGCACCACCCGCCGCGCCGACGCCTTCAAGATCGCCGTCACCCTCCGCGCCCTCGGCACCGACGGCCTCGGCGACCTCGTCGAACGCTGCCACCGGCTCGCCCACCACGCCGCCCGCCGCATCGACGCCCACCCACGCCTGGAACTCCACGCCCCGCCCGTGCTCACCACCGTGGTCTTCCGCTACCTGCCGCCCCCCGGCACCCCCGCATCCGCCACCCCGACCCCACCGGCCGACCCCGACCGGATCAACGCCCGACTGCGCCGCCGCCTGCTGGAGACCGGACGGGCCGTCATCGGCCGCACCACCGTCCGCCCGGCCACCGGCCCCGGCACCCCGCCCGGCACCGTCCGGCTGAAGCTCACCCTGCTCAACCCGCACACCACCCCCGACGACCTCGACCAGCTGCTGAGCCTCGTCGTCACCGAGGGCGACGCCCTCAGCACCAGCCACACCCCCGGCGACCACCCCGTCCCGCCGCGCCGACCCCGATGCGAGGAGCCATGA
- the hflX gene encoding GTPase HflX, with protein sequence MTSTYRNQDDTIRAAAEEPLEPRWRLEESRRAQALMDDDGYAPDAVDEFAYDGDQFDRSERAALRRVAGLSTELADVTEVEYRQLRLERVVLVGVWTDGTVEEAENSLAELAALAETAGSQVLDGVIQRRSRPDPATYIGSGKAQELRDIVQASGADTVVCDGELTPAQLIHLEDAVKVKVVDRTALILDIFAQHAKSREGKAQVSLAQMQYMLPRLRGWGQSLSRQMGGGGSGSSGGGMATRGPGETKIETDRRRIREKMAKLRREIAAMKKGRDTKRQERRRGAVPSVAIAGYTNAGKSSLLNRLTGAGVLVENALFATLDPTVRRAQTPGGRVYTLADTVGFVRHLPHHLVEAFRSTMEEVADADLILHVVDGAHPDPTAQLAAVRQVIADVEAQDVPEIVVVNKADAADPLVLQALLRREPRAIAVSARTGQGIEELLAWIERELPHPDVEVLALLPYERGDLVARVHRDGEVLSTEHTEHGTLLSARVGHALAADLEAFAVQGASAS encoded by the coding sequence ATGACCTCGACTTACCGCAACCAGGACGACACCATCCGGGCCGCCGCGGAGGAACCGCTCGAACCCAGGTGGCGCCTGGAGGAGTCGCGGCGCGCCCAGGCGCTCATGGACGACGACGGCTACGCCCCGGACGCCGTGGACGAGTTCGCCTACGACGGCGACCAGTTCGACCGCAGCGAGCGCGCGGCGCTGCGTCGCGTCGCCGGACTCTCCACCGAACTCGCCGACGTCACCGAGGTCGAGTACCGCCAGCTCCGTCTGGAGCGCGTGGTGCTCGTCGGCGTCTGGACGGACGGCACCGTCGAGGAGGCGGAGAACTCCCTCGCGGAGCTGGCCGCGCTCGCCGAGACGGCCGGTTCCCAGGTGCTCGACGGGGTGATCCAGCGGCGCTCCCGCCCGGACCCGGCCACCTACATCGGCTCCGGCAAGGCGCAGGAGCTGCGGGACATCGTCCAGGCCAGCGGTGCGGACACCGTGGTCTGCGACGGTGAGCTCACCCCCGCGCAGCTGATCCACCTGGAGGACGCCGTCAAGGTCAAGGTGGTCGACCGCACCGCCCTGATCCTCGACATCTTCGCCCAGCACGCCAAGTCCCGGGAGGGCAAGGCGCAGGTCTCGCTCGCGCAGATGCAGTACATGCTGCCGCGCCTGCGGGGTTGGGGTCAGTCGCTCTCCCGGCAGATGGGTGGTGGTGGCTCCGGCTCCTCGGGCGGCGGCATGGCCACCCGTGGTCCCGGTGAGACCAAGATCGAGACGGACCGGCGGCGCATCCGCGAGAAGATGGCCAAGCTGCGGCGGGAGATCGCCGCGATGAAGAAGGGCCGGGACACCAAGCGGCAGGAGCGCCGCCGGGGTGCCGTCCCCTCGGTGGCCATCGCCGGCTACACCAACGCCGGCAAGTCCTCGCTGCTGAACCGGCTGACCGGTGCCGGCGTGCTGGTGGAGAACGCCCTGTTCGCCACCCTGGATCCGACGGTGCGCCGGGCCCAGACGCCGGGCGGCCGCGTCTACACGCTCGCCGACACGGTCGGTTTCGTGCGCCACCTGCCGCACCACCTGGTGGAGGCCTTCCGCTCCACCATGGAGGAGGTGGCCGACGCCGACCTCATCCTGCACGTGGTGGACGGCGCGCACCCGGATCCGACGGCGCAGCTGGCCGCGGTCCGCCAGGTGATCGCGGACGTCGAGGCGCAGGACGTGCCGGAGATCGTGGTGGTCAACAAGGCGGACGCCGCCGACCCGCTGGTGCTCCAGGCGCTGCTGCGCCGGGAGCCGCGGGCGATCGCGGTCTCGGCCCGCACCGGCCAGGGCATCGAGGAGCTGCTGGCCTGGATCGAGCGGGAGCTGCCGCACCCCGACGTCGAGGTGCTGGCCCTGCTGCCGTACGAGCGCGGCGACCTGGTGGCGCGGGTGCACCGGGACGGCGAGGTGCTCTCCACCGAGCACACCGAGCACGGCACCCTGCTGAGCGCCCGGGTGGGCCACGCGCTCGCCGCCGACCTGGAGGCGTTCGCGGTCCAGGGGGCTTCGGCGAGCTGA
- a CDS encoding trypsin-like serine peptidase, translating to MSRRFLTRGRRGGAALAALTASLLLATACAPSGEDPAAAPSASPSAEPSGDAPGPGSEALAIPEFDVDLDQLAEQGIEALENLEGYEDWQWDDWRNWADQHIFQNPLIRDLWDPERFEQAEPPQQEEPPAESPTPEPEEPDDGVPPAIEAEAAPRPYAETGEAIVGKLFFDTPEGPAECSATVVADPSNPGASNLVWTAGHCVHGGNGAGWYRNIMFVPAFNSAGNAEDPDVTTEELSPYGAWWAVDATASTLWQESGENYGNEASTEDWAILRVANMDGSTTSLEETVGDAAPVWFNADEELARADAWGYPAVPPYDGLDLYSCAQDDPDRLDVTPDTTPMWWIGCTMTGGASGGGWFAERDGERVLISNNSIADLDYTWMAGPYLGAEAEAAFEEFTAG from the coding sequence ATGTCCAGACGATTCCTCACGCGGGGGCGCCGCGGCGGCGCCGCGCTCGCCGCGCTCACGGCATCCCTGCTCCTGGCGACGGCCTGCGCGCCGAGCGGGGAGGACCCGGCGGCGGCGCCCTCCGCCTCCCCCTCCGCCGAGCCCAGCGGCGACGCCCCGGGCCCCGGCTCGGAGGCCCTGGCCATCCCGGAGTTCGACGTCGACCTCGACCAGCTCGCCGAACAGGGCATCGAGGCCCTGGAGAACCTGGAGGGCTACGAGGACTGGCAGTGGGACGACTGGCGGAACTGGGCCGACCAGCACATCTTCCAGAACCCGCTGATCCGCGACCTGTGGGACCCGGAGCGCTTCGAGCAGGCCGAGCCCCCGCAGCAGGAGGAGCCGCCGGCCGAGAGCCCGACCCCCGAGCCCGAGGAGCCGGACGACGGCGTCCCGCCGGCCATCGAGGCGGAGGCCGCCCCGCGCCCCTACGCCGAGACGGGCGAGGCGATCGTCGGCAAGCTGTTCTTCGACACCCCCGAGGGCCCGGCCGAGTGCTCGGCCACCGTGGTGGCCGACCCCAGCAACCCCGGCGCCTCCAACCTGGTCTGGACGGCCGGCCACTGCGTGCACGGCGGCAACGGCGCCGGCTGGTACCGCAACATCATGTTCGTCCCGGCCTTCAACTCCGCGGGCAACGCCGAGGACCCGGACGTGACCACGGAGGAGCTCTCCCCCTACGGCGCCTGGTGGGCCGTCGACGCCACCGCCTCCACGCTGTGGCAGGAGTCCGGCGAGAACTACGGCAACGAGGCCAGCACCGAGGACTGGGCGATCCTGCGGGTCGCCAACATGGACGGCAGCACCACCTCCCTGGAGGAGACCGTCGGTGACGCCGCCCCGGTGTGGTTCAACGCCGACGAGGAGCTGGCGCGGGCCGACGCCTGGGGCTACCCGGCCGTGCCGCCCTACGACGGGCTGGACCTGTACAGCTGCGCCCAGGACGACCCGGACCGGCTGGACGTCACCCCGGACACCACCCCGATGTGGTGGATCGGCTGCACCATGACCGGCGGCGCCAGCGGCGGCGGCTGGTTCGCCGAGCGGGACGGCGAGCGGGTGCTGATCAGCAACAACTCCATCGCCGACCTCGACTACACCTGGATGGCCGGGCCCTACCTCGGCGCCGAGGCCGAGGCCGCCTTCGAGGAGTTCACCGCCGGCTGA